From a single Fusarium fujikuroi IMI 58289 draft genome, chromosome FFUJ_chr03 genomic region:
- a CDS encoding related to lipase/esterase, which translates to MSVNVRPVQVSSSSQQGRLELADRLEKLLANDKPWHEFPTPQDYRDARRDGTNGFKKPVCNDKARLIDFTGREGNSIELRVIEPTTGPSKGVWLHFHAGGFVIGSNASYDPYLTRLSNELGLTMASVEYRLAPENPYPAGYNDAVDAALFALSEDGANKLGAQLRVLGGESAGAWYAVSVALALRDKHGVDVQSQLSAICAGYGIFDLTYTPSCLNHKRNIVLSSDGMQRFGEAAFAHVPLRDRKTRYISPLYADLGNLPPAQFLVGTIEPLLDDSIFMAAKWANSGNEVDLHIVDGGCHAFTLIPMGDATEEGLQSVISFVKKHLK; encoded by the exons AGCTGGCCGACCGCCTCGAAAAGCTTCTTGCAAATGACAAGCCTTGGCATGAGTTTCCAACGCCGCAAGACTACCGAGATGCGCGCCGGGATGGTACCAACGGATTCAAGAAGCCCGTGTGCAACGACAAGGCGCGCCTGATCGATTTTACCGGCCGTGAAGGGAACTCGATTGAGCTGCGGGTCATTGAACCCACGACAGGGCCTTCTAAAGGAGTTTGGCTACACTTCCATGCAG GGGGCTTTGTCATTGGCAGCAATGCCTCGTACGATCCATATCTCACCCGACTTTCTAACGAGCTAGGCCTTACTATGGCCTCGGTAGAGTATCGCCTGGCGCCAGAGAATCCGTATCCAGCCGGCTATAACGACGCCGTCGACGCAGCCCTATTCGCCCTGTCTGAAGACGGAGCGAACAAGCTAGGAGCGCAGTTGCGTGTGCTCGGCGGTGAATCCGCCGGCGCCTGGTATGCCGTCTCTGTGGCATTAGCTCTCCGCGATaagcatggtgttgatgtacAGTCGCAGCTCTCTGCTATCTGTGCAGGCTACGGTATTTTTGATCTTACCTATACCCCTTCATGTCTTAATCACAAACGCAACATTGTCTTGAGCAGCGATGGAATGCAGCGGTTCGGAGAGGCGGCTTTTGCACATGTTCCCCTACGGGATCGCAAGACGCGCTATATCTCGCCTCTGTATGCTGATCTGGGTAACCTGCCTCCAGCGCAGTTTCTAGTTGGGACAATCGAGCCGTTGCTCGACGACAGCATTTTCATGGCTGCCAAGTGGGCCAACTCCGGTAATGAAGTGGACTTACACATCGTGGATGGAGGGTGTCACGCTTTTACGTTGATCCCTATGGGCGATGCTACTGAGGAAGGTCTGCAAAGCGTGATCAGCTTCGTAAAGAAGCATCTTAAGTAG